A genomic segment from Gemmatimonadaceae bacterium encodes:
- a CDS encoding asparaginase: MARAATRALLPALALAATSSLGAQGAPPRVHVLATGGTISNIGDGGRRSGRELADAIPDLGRLATVTVEQFSNVASGSVTQAMWRALAARIRQLQSGDGAPAGYVITHGTDTMEETAYFLSLTVGGCEPVILTGAMRQANWAGADGPANLRNAVRTAVAPLARGRGTLVLMNDEIFAARDVTKSNTTRLNAFTAPDAGVLGLADPDTLVFHRPPPAQPSGRCAAPRFDLKRIGEFPRVDVVYAYIGADSVQVDALVNAGARGLVLAGVGRGGATPAMSRALERATQRGVTVVISNRTGSGRVGMGRGSGSRDASSQGRDAATGATIGATIGATDLNPQKARILLMLALGVGLDAGAMADVFDAR, translated from the coding sequence ATGGCGCGGGCGGCGACGCGAGCGCTCCTGCCGGCCCTCGCGCTCGCCGCGACGTCATCGCTGGGGGCGCAGGGCGCGCCGCCGCGCGTCCACGTCCTCGCCACGGGCGGGACGATCTCCAACATCGGTGACGGCGGGCGCCGCAGCGGGCGCGAGCTGGCCGATGCGATCCCCGACCTGGGGCGCCTTGCCACCGTGACGGTGGAGCAGTTCAGCAACGTGGCCTCGGGGAGCGTGACGCAGGCGATGTGGCGCGCGCTGGCGGCGCGCATCCGGCAGCTGCAATCCGGCGACGGCGCCCCCGCCGGCTACGTCATCACGCACGGCACCGACACCATGGAGGAGACGGCGTACTTCCTCTCCCTCACGGTGGGCGGGTGCGAGCCCGTGATCCTGACCGGGGCCATGCGCCAGGCCAACTGGGCGGGCGCCGATGGGCCGGCCAACCTGCGCAACGCCGTTCGCACCGCTGTTGCCCCGCTCGCGCGCGGACGGGGGACGCTCGTCCTCATGAACGACGAGATCTTCGCGGCTCGCGACGTGACCAAGAGCAACACCACGCGGCTCAACGCCTTCACCGCCCCCGATGCCGGCGTCCTGGGGCTCGCCGATCCCGACACGCTCGTTTTTCATCGTCCTCCTCCAGCGCAGCCTTCGGGGCGCTGTGCCGCCCCCCGTTTCGACCTCAAGCGGATTGGCGAGTTTCCGAGGGTCGACGTGGTGTACGCGTACATCGGCGCCGACTCGGTGCAGGTCGACGCGCTCGTGAATGCGGGTGCGCGCGGGCTCGTCCTGGCTGGCGTGGGGCGCGGTGGCGCGACGCCGGCCATGTCGCGCGCCCTCGAACGCGCCACTCAGCGCGGCGTGACGGTCGTGATCTCCAACCGTACCGGGAGCGGGCGCGTAGGAATGGGGCGGGGCAGCGGCTCGCGCGATGCTTCGTCGCAGGGCCGCGACGCCGCGACCGGCGCCACAATCGGCGCCACGATCGGCGCCACCGACCTCAATCCGCAGAAGGCACGCATCCTCCTCATGCTCGCCCTTGGCGTCGGTCTCGACGCCGGCGCGATGGCCGACGTGTTCGACGCGCGCTGA
- the ggt gene encoding gamma-glutamyltransferase, with product MPTPLDSSSVTPRTLRRAALPSLAFLAMLPSQSDAQSTAAAPLPVVGRSMVTTTLGIVASSSPLAARSGTQILEQGGNAIDAAIAANAVIALTEPSGDGIGGDLFAIVYEAKTGRLHGLNAAGWSPRGLDAAMLRAKGETRVHGIHAVTVPGAVAGWQALHDRFGTLGFAALLAPAIHYAEHGFPVTEQVARMWGNAVAKLSANPYTRATFLLDGGRAPREGDVFRNPDLAATLRRIAASGRDGFYTGPVAEAIVRLSREEGGTLQLDDLRELQPDWVDPISTTYRGWTVYELPAPTQGIAALMMLNLMEQFPMQAWGFHSTRALHTMIEAKKLAYADMLRYTADPHFTTVPARAMLDKAKAAERAKAINPARATCDVPPAQYASVSGVKGSETIYLTVVDKDGNIVSLIQSIYSEFGSGLTAPGTGVLLHNRGSLFSLDANAVNVLAPRKRPLHTIIPGFMEKDGVRIGFGIMGGWNQSQAHAQFVSNIADHGMTIQQALEAGRFSKSSFEGCDVNVETLVPASVRAELKAMGHDVRDVGPRSSVFGWGQAVLRTPGGVNFGASEPRHDGQAAPQGTPLPAPPRR from the coding sequence ATGCCGACACCCCTCGATTCGTCCAGCGTCACGCCGCGGACCCTCCGTCGCGCCGCGCTCCCGTCGCTCGCCTTCCTCGCCATGCTCCCTTCGCAATCGGACGCGCAATCCACTGCCGCGGCGCCGCTCCCGGTCGTCGGCCGCTCGATGGTCACGACCACGCTCGGCATCGTGGCGTCGTCGTCGCCGCTCGCGGCGCGCTCGGGGACGCAGATCCTCGAGCAGGGAGGGAACGCGATCGACGCCGCCATCGCCGCCAACGCCGTCATTGCCCTCACCGAGCCGTCGGGCGATGGCATTGGCGGAGACCTCTTCGCCATCGTCTACGAGGCGAAGACGGGACGGCTGCACGGGCTCAACGCCGCCGGGTGGTCGCCACGCGGACTCGACGCGGCGATGTTGCGCGCCAAGGGAGAAACGCGCGTGCACGGGATCCATGCCGTCACCGTTCCCGGCGCCGTGGCGGGGTGGCAGGCGCTGCATGATCGCTTCGGAACGTTAGGCTTCGCCGCGCTGCTCGCTCCGGCCATCCATTACGCGGAGCATGGCTTCCCAGTCACCGAACAGGTGGCCCGCATGTGGGGGAACGCCGTCGCCAAGCTCTCGGCCAACCCGTATACCCGGGCCACCTTCCTGCTCGATGGGGGGCGCGCGCCCCGGGAAGGCGACGTGTTCCGCAACCCCGACCTTGCCGCCACGCTGCGCCGCATCGCCGCCAGCGGTCGCGACGGCTTCTACACTGGTCCCGTGGCCGAGGCCATCGTGCGCCTGTCGCGGGAGGAAGGGGGGACGCTGCAACTCGACGACCTCCGCGAGCTGCAACCCGACTGGGTGGACCCGATCAGCACCACGTACCGCGGGTGGACGGTGTACGAACTCCCCGCGCCAACACAGGGAATCGCCGCGCTGATGATGCTCAACCTCATGGAGCAGTTCCCCATGCAGGCGTGGGGCTTTCACAGCACGCGCGCGCTGCACACGATGATCGAGGCCAAGAAGCTGGCCTACGCCGACATGCTCAGGTACACCGCGGACCCGCACTTCACCACCGTGCCGGCCAGGGCCATGCTCGACAAGGCAAAGGCCGCCGAGCGTGCGAAGGCGATCAACCCGGCACGGGCAACCTGCGACGTGCCACCGGCCCAGTACGCATCGGTGAGCGGCGTGAAGGGGAGCGAGACGATCTACCTGACGGTCGTGGACAAGGACGGGAACATCGTCTCGCTCATCCAGTCCATCTATTCCGAGTTTGGCTCGGGCCTCACCGCGCCGGGCACCGGCGTCCTGCTGCACAACCGTGGTTCGCTCTTCTCCCTCGACGCGAATGCGGTGAACGTCCTCGCGCCGCGCAAGCGCCCGTTGCACACGATCATCCCCGGCTTCATGGAGAAGGATGGCGTGCGCATCGGCTTCGGCATCATGGGCGGGTGGAACCAGTCGCAGGCGCACGCGCAGTTCGTCTCCAACATCGCCGACCACGGGATGACCATACAGCAGGCGCTGGAGGCTGGGCGATTCTCCAAGTCCTCGTTCGAGGGGTGCGACGTGAACGTGGAGACGCTCGTTCCCGCCAGCGTGCGCGCCGAGCTCAAGGCCATGGGGCACGATGTGCGCGATGTGGGGCCGCGGTCGAGCGTCTTTGGCTGGGGGCAGGCGGTGCTCCGAACTCCCGGCGGCGTGAACTTCGGCGCCAGCGAGCCCCGTCATGACGGGCAGGCCGCGCCACAGGGGACGCCGCTACCGGCGCCGCCCCGCCGCTAG
- a CDS encoding amidohydrolase family protein, giving the protein MVRERKEQGADLVKIFASTSQRVGARPTLTQAQLAVLCGEARSLGMRTMVHAYRSQVAAAALAGCTQVEHMTYATREEIATAAKAGAYLSPQVGLVVQNYLANKARYLGVGNYTEEGMATMGRDQPLDFEVCRYAMAAPGAQVVFSTDATAGAHGRNADEFIGRIEHCAQAPMAALVSAQSLAARAIGMGDRIGTLAAGYDADVIALDGDPRSDPTAVRRVVFVMRGGVIYKWSGLAAGRRR; this is encoded by the coding sequence ATGGTGCGCGAGCGCAAGGAGCAGGGGGCCGACCTGGTGAAGATCTTCGCCTCCACGTCGCAGCGCGTGGGGGCGCGCCCCACGCTCACGCAGGCGCAGCTGGCGGTGCTGTGCGGGGAGGCCAGGTCGTTAGGCATGCGCACCATGGTGCACGCCTACCGATCGCAGGTGGCGGCGGCCGCACTCGCCGGCTGCACGCAGGTGGAGCACATGACCTACGCCACGCGGGAGGAGATCGCGACGGCGGCCAAGGCGGGCGCCTATCTCAGTCCGCAGGTGGGGCTGGTCGTGCAGAACTACCTGGCCAACAAGGCGCGCTACCTGGGCGTGGGGAACTACACGGAGGAAGGGATGGCGACGATGGGGCGCGACCAGCCACTCGACTTCGAGGTCTGCCGGTACGCAATGGCGGCACCGGGTGCACAGGTCGTCTTCTCGACCGACGCCACGGCGGGGGCCCACGGGCGCAACGCGGACGAATTCATTGGCCGCATCGAGCACTGCGCGCAGGCGCCGATGGCGGCGCTCGTGTCGGCGCAGTCGCTGGCTGCGAGGGCCATCGGCATGGGCGACCGGATCGGGACGCTCGCCGCAGGATACGACGCCGACGTCATCGCGCTGGACGGCGATCCGCGAAGCGATCCCACCGCGGTGCGGCGCGTGGTCTTCGTGATGCGGGGCGGGGTGATATACAAGTGGTCCGGGCTAGCGGCGGGGCGGCGCCGGTAG
- a CDS encoding response regulator, whose translation MTAVPPVGERLPPESKSCSFLDLTSEGIWHACATPGIAITLPVEEQVRLILRDGVMVECNDAMARMCGLRKGPQLTGLRIGQLIAEGDPQNQDYLSAFVRNGYRLEGHESIERTVDGTRRIVLNSLVGIVRDGMLVEAWGSQTDITEHKRAEAQARQAQAMDAVSRLAGSVAHDFNNLLTTILTSVELLLDQFDSASPARSDAEEIRRSARRGAELTRQLLALSRQQVLAPRPIDVHALVRRIEGDIRNVFASTAKVDFTFGDGPGIAHVDMEELEQMLVHLATHAAEVIGERGAFAMDVRRDRVAEARAALPDLVAPGEYVAIRLQHSGVQLSSQIGPSLLEPFAGSEIPSLGSGLALATMYGFVRQSGGAVVLEPAQTGVSLTIYFPASSLPTPAMPSHLASDRSGRRTVLLAEDEPTVRLMMKRVLERAGFSVMQASNGEEALEIARAYDSTIDILVTDVIMPGMGGGELSRVLRRERPGIRILHVSGYTAGALRHHDVLQAGAAFLQKPFSPQTFLAKLQEILV comes from the coding sequence TTGACGGCTGTCCCTCCTGTTGGGGAGCGCCTGCCTCCCGAATCGAAATCGTGTTCATTCCTCGACCTCACGAGTGAGGGGATCTGGCACGCGTGTGCCACACCCGGCATTGCCATCACGCTACCAGTGGAGGAACAGGTACGACTGATCCTGCGCGATGGCGTCATGGTGGAGTGCAACGACGCCATGGCGCGCATGTGCGGACTCCGCAAGGGACCGCAGCTCACGGGGCTCAGGATCGGGCAGTTGATCGCGGAGGGAGATCCGCAGAACCAGGACTACCTGAGCGCGTTTGTGCGCAACGGCTATCGCCTGGAGGGACACGAGTCGATCGAGCGCACGGTCGACGGGACGCGGCGCATTGTCCTCAACTCGCTGGTGGGGATCGTGCGCGATGGGATGCTGGTCGAGGCGTGGGGCTCGCAGACGGACATCACCGAGCACAAGCGCGCCGAGGCGCAGGCCCGTCAGGCGCAGGCGATGGATGCGGTGAGCCGTCTCGCGGGGAGCGTCGCGCACGACTTCAACAACCTTCTCACGACGATCCTCACCTCGGTCGAACTTCTGCTCGACCAGTTCGACTCGGCATCGCCAGCGCGGAGCGACGCGGAGGAAATTCGTCGCTCGGCGCGGCGGGGGGCCGAGCTTACGCGACAGCTCCTCGCGCTGTCCCGCCAGCAGGTGCTCGCGCCGCGCCCGATCGACGTGCATGCACTGGTGCGACGCATCGAGGGCGACATTCGCAACGTCTTTGCCTCGACGGCGAAGGTCGACTTCACCTTCGGCGACGGACCGGGGATCGCGCACGTCGACATGGAGGAGTTGGAGCAGATGCTCGTCCACCTCGCGACGCACGCCGCCGAGGTGATCGGCGAGCGCGGCGCATTCGCGATGGACGTGCGTCGCGACCGCGTGGCCGAGGCGCGGGCCGCGCTCCCCGACCTCGTGGCACCTGGCGAGTACGTCGCCATCCGCCTGCAGCACTCCGGCGTGCAGCTCTCGTCGCAGATCGGGCCGTCGCTCCTCGAGCCATTCGCTGGCTCGGAGATTCCCTCGTTAGGCTCCGGGCTGGCGCTGGCGACCATGTACGGCTTCGTGCGGCAGAGCGGCGGGGCGGTGGTGCTCGAGCCTGCCCAGACCGGGGTCTCGCTCACCATCTACTTCCCGGCGTCGTCGCTCCCGACGCCGGCGATGCCGTCGCACCTGGCGAGCGACCGCAGCGGGCGGCGCACCGTACTTCTGGCGGAGGACGAGCCCACCGTCCGCCTGATGATGAAGCGCGTCCTCGAGCGCGCCGGCTTCTCCGTGATGCAGGCCAGCAACGGCGAGGAGGCGCTGGAAATCGCGCGCGCCTACGACTCGACGATCGACATCCTGGTCACCGACGTGATCATGCCCGGCATGGGAGGCGGCGAACTCTCGCGCGTCCTGCGCCGCGAACGCCCCGGGATCCGGATCCTCCACGTCTCCGGTTACACGGCGGGCGCGCTACGCCATCACGATGTACTGCAAGCGGGCGCCGCGTTCCTGCAGAAGCCGTTCTCGCCGCAGACTTTCTTGGCGAAGCTGCAGGAGATACTCGTCTGA
- a CDS encoding M20/M25/M40 family metallo-hydrolase, with translation MSFRTHASSTAAATALLAVAALPLIAQQPAIPTTHPAVKAAMEQIQRDNAWTLEQQVSICEIPAPPFKEEKRGLEMKRRFEALGLSVTIDSIGNVIAERKGQGNGPTVAIAGHLDTVFPEGTDVKVKQDGSKYTAPGIGDDCRGLATVLAVARAMQAQKVQTPGTILFIANVGEEGPGNLRGMRYLFRKPPMKIDYFISVDGIGLGLTTGGVGSNRYLVQFVGPGGHSYGAFGMPSPIHAMGRAIAKMADFQVPRTPKTTFNVGIVSGGTSVNTISPMGQMEVDMRSESPDELAKVDAKFRAVLAAALREENARLPGSKDSVSLKITEMGFRPAAQVNDTSFIARTALAAGKSLGFTSRTGASSTDANIPMSLGIPAITISGGGIGSGAHAITESYDDGKEGWKGPQWALLIVSSLSGVGRATYTP, from the coding sequence ATGTCGTTTCGCACGCACGCCTCGTCCACCGCCGCCGCGACCGCGCTCCTCGCCGTCGCCGCGCTCCCGCTCATCGCGCAGCAGCCCGCGATTCCCACCACGCACCCCGCCGTGAAGGCGGCGATGGAGCAGATCCAGCGCGACAACGCGTGGACGCTCGAGCAACAGGTCTCGATCTGCGAGATCCCCGCCCCGCCGTTCAAGGAGGAGAAGCGCGGGCTGGAGATGAAGCGACGCTTCGAAGCGTTAGGGCTCAGCGTGACGATCGACTCGATCGGCAACGTGATCGCCGAGCGGAAAGGGCAGGGGAATGGCCCCACCGTGGCGATTGCCGGTCACCTCGACACCGTCTTCCCCGAGGGGACGGACGTGAAGGTGAAGCAGGACGGCTCGAAGTACACGGCCCCGGGAATCGGCGACGATTGCCGCGGGCTGGCGACCGTACTCGCCGTTGCGCGCGCCATGCAGGCGCAAAAGGTGCAAACGCCGGGGACGATCCTCTTCATCGCCAACGTGGGCGAGGAGGGGCCGGGGAACCTGCGCGGGATGCGCTACCTGTTCCGCAAGCCGCCGATGAAGATCGACTACTTCATCTCCGTCGACGGCATTGGCCTGGGCCTCACCACTGGCGGCGTGGGAAGCAATCGCTACCTCGTGCAGTTCGTTGGTCCGGGCGGGCACAGCTATGGCGCGTTCGGCATGCCCAGCCCGATTCACGCGATGGGTCGCGCGATTGCCAAGATGGCCGACTTCCAGGTTCCCAGGACGCCCAAGACGACGTTCAACGTCGGCATTGTGTCTGGCGGCACGTCGGTCAACACCATCTCGCCGATGGGGCAGATGGAAGTGGACATGCGCTCCGAGTCGCCGGACGAGTTGGCCAAGGTGGATGCGAAGTTCCGCGCGGTGCTGGCCGCCGCGCTGCGCGAGGAGAACGCGCGCCTGCCGGGATCGAAGGACAGCGTGTCGCTCAAGATCACCGAGATGGGGTTCCGCCCGGCGGCGCAGGTGAACGACACCTCCTTCATCGCGCGCACCGCGCTCGCCGCCGGCAAGTCACTCGGCTTCACCTCGCGCACGGGCGCCAGCAGTACCGACGCCAACATCCCGATGAGCCTCGGCATTCCCGCGATCACCATCTCCGGCGGCGGCATCGGGAGCGGCGCGCACGCGATCACCGAGTCCTACGACGACGGCAAGGAGGGGTGGAAGGGGCCGCAGTGGGCACTGCTCATCGTCTCGTCGCTCTCTGGGGTTGGGCGGGCGACGTATACACCGTAG
- a CDS encoding beta-propeller fold lactonase family protein has protein sequence MRVSLLSTRAVVAALALAGAIAASTFLAALLPAQPARPALIVLNKSDAKASIVDLATATIVRTFPTGDGPHEVAVSPDGATAVVTNYGNQGPGNSLTVLDLAGKAAPRTISLGDWRRPHGIVWLKDGRRVLVTSELGKALLVVDVAAGTVATAIPTEQNLSHMVALAPDERTAYTANIGSGSVSKVDLAAGKTVRVKVTGKGPEAIDVSPDGKEVWAADRNLDYLTILDAATMDSLGSLPTMRFPNRLKFTLDGKRALVSNAAAGTITVYDVARRAQVATITIPFDPSKKKAEAVLGDMGNSAVPLGILMDPNGKRAWVATAALGEVVELDLATLSVTRTINAGNNPDGMAFIARLP, from the coding sequence ATGCGCGTCAGTCTCTTATCAACGCGTGCCGTTGTCGCGGCGCTTGCCCTGGCCGGCGCGATCGCCGCGTCGACCTTCTTGGCGGCGCTGCTCCCGGCGCAGCCGGCGCGACCGGCGCTGATCGTCCTCAACAAGAGCGACGCGAAGGCTTCGATCGTCGACCTCGCGACGGCCACAATCGTGCGCACCTTCCCCACGGGCGATGGCCCGCACGAGGTGGCGGTCTCGCCCGACGGGGCGACGGCGGTGGTGACAAACTACGGGAATCAGGGGCCGGGCAACTCGCTCACCGTCCTCGACCTGGCGGGGAAGGCGGCGCCGCGCACGATCTCCCTGGGCGACTGGCGCCGCCCGCACGGGATCGTTTGGCTGAAGGATGGGCGGCGCGTCCTCGTCACCTCGGAGCTGGGAAAGGCGCTGCTGGTCGTCGACGTCGCGGCCGGGACCGTCGCCACGGCGATTCCCACCGAGCAGAACCTCTCGCACATGGTCGCGCTGGCCCCCGACGAGCGGACCGCGTATACGGCGAACATCGGGTCGGGGAGCGTGTCCAAGGTCGACCTGGCGGCAGGGAAGACCGTGCGGGTCAAGGTGACGGGGAAGGGACCCGAGGCGATCGACGTCTCACCCGACGGGAAGGAGGTGTGGGCGGCCGACCGCAACCTCGACTACCTCACCATCCTCGATGCCGCAACGATGGACTCGTTAGGGTCGCTGCCGACGATGCGCTTCCCCAACCGCCTCAAGTTCACCCTCGACGGCAAGCGGGCGCTGGTCTCCAATGCGGCGGCGGGGACCATCACCGTGTACGACGTCGCCCGGCGCGCCCAGGTCGCGACCATCACCATCCCCTTCGATCCGTCCAAGAAGAAGGCCGAGGCGGTGCTCGGCGACATGGGGAACAGCGCCGTCCCGCTCGGCATCCTCATGGACCCCAACGGAAAGCGCGCCTGGGTGGCGACCGCGGCGTTGGGTGAGGTCGTCGAACTCGATCTCGCGACGCTATCGGTGACTCGCACCATCAACGCCGGGAACAACCCCGACGGGATGGCCTTCATCGCGCGCCTTCCGTGA
- a CDS encoding D-amino acid aminotransferase, translating to MSSIVYLNGEYLPRGEAKLSVDERGFFFGDGVYEVTRAVDGRLFESGRHMTRLARGLRELRLEPSISLAEIEAVSLELLKRNDITSGEGTVYLQITRGAAPRTHHFPPAGTPCTVFLSAQRFSLPTEKRSNGIAVVTYPDIRWSRCDIKTVNLLAAVMAKQHAVDHGVFEAIFVRESAVTEGSHTNVFGVIDGELRTYPSSNLILPGITRDVVLEVARELGMAVNETPFHLHHLPQLQEAFLTGTTTDVMPIVSIDGAPVGDGKPGKVSMALYDALAARIYGAVPAGGR from the coding sequence ATGTCCAGCATCGTGTACCTCAACGGGGAGTACCTCCCCCGCGGCGAAGCCAAGCTCTCGGTCGACGAGCGCGGCTTCTTCTTTGGCGACGGCGTGTACGAGGTGACTCGTGCCGTCGATGGTCGCCTGTTCGAGTCGGGGCGCCACATGACGCGTCTGGCGCGCGGGTTGCGCGAGCTGCGCCTCGAACCGTCCATCTCGCTCGCTGAGATCGAGGCCGTCTCGCTCGAGCTGCTCAAGCGCAACGACATCACGTCGGGCGAAGGGACCGTCTACCTGCAGATCACGCGCGGTGCGGCGCCGCGCACGCATCACTTTCCGCCGGCGGGTACGCCGTGCACCGTCTTCCTCTCGGCGCAGCGCTTTTCGCTCCCCACCGAGAAGCGCTCGAACGGGATTGCGGTGGTGACGTATCCCGACATCCGCTGGTCGCGCTGCGACATCAAGACCGTGAACCTGCTGGCGGCCGTCATGGCCAAGCAGCATGCGGTCGACCATGGCGTCTTCGAGGCGATCTTCGTGCGCGAGAGCGCCGTCACCGAGGGGTCGCACACCAACGTGTTCGGGGTGATCGACGGTGAGCTGCGCACCTATCCGTCGAGCAACCTGATCCTTCCGGGGATCACGCGCGACGTCGTGCTCGAGGTGGCGCGCGAGCTGGGGATGGCGGTGAACGAGACGCCGTTCCACCTCCACCATCTCCCGCAGCTGCAAGAGGCCTTCCTCACCGGGACCACGACCGACGTGATGCCGATCGTGTCGATCGACGGGGCGCCGGTGGGCGACGGGAAGCCGGGAAAGGTGTCGATGGCGTTGTACGACGCGCTGGCCGCCCGCATCTATGGGGCGGTGCCGGCGGGGGGACGTTAG
- a CDS encoding amidohydrolase family protein, protein MHTHSFVRNALTSVALVATASVLPARHAEAQVAPVPPPAPPARPMRLLTDLAFDGRGGVITRRTVTIANGRIAAIDSASPDAGAAVTQEASDTATTIDLRGYTVMPGWIDTHVHLDSHFDRSGRIATETEPAAEWALGIALAGWETLLGGFTTVQTVGDPSEGAVRDIVRDHGFRVRASSARSPPSSGRVTARGATSGCARWCASARSRGPTW, encoded by the coding sequence ATGCACACGCACTCATTCGTTCGCAATGCGCTGACTTCGGTCGCCCTCGTCGCCACGGCGTCGGTGCTGCCGGCGCGACACGCCGAGGCACAGGTCGCACCTGTCCCGCCCCCTGCACCGCCGGCGCGACCGATGCGACTCCTGACCGATCTCGCCTTCGACGGCCGCGGCGGGGTGATCACACGGCGCACGGTGACGATCGCGAACGGCCGCATCGCTGCAATCGATAGCGCATCGCCGGACGCGGGTGCGGCGGTTACGCAGGAAGCATCGGACACGGCGACGACGATCGACCTGCGCGGGTACACGGTCATGCCCGGGTGGATCGACACGCATGTCCACCTCGATTCGCACTTCGATCGCAGCGGTCGCATCGCAACCGAGACCGAGCCCGCAGCCGAGTGGGCGTTGGGGATCGCGCTCGCCGGGTGGGAGACGTTGCTCGGCGGCTTCACGACCGTGCAGACGGTCGGCGACCCGAGCGAGGGCGCGGTGCGGGACATCGTGCGCGACCACGGCTTCCGGGTCCGCGCATCCTCAGCTCGTTCGCCCCCATCGTCGGGAAGGGTGACAGCACGGGGAGCGACGAGCGGTTGCGCGCGATGGTGCGCGAGCGCAAGGAGCAGGGGGCCGACCTGGTGA